In Candidatus Roseilinea sp., one DNA window encodes the following:
- a CDS encoding DNA-binding protein has protein sequence MSQERTEETWLSLGDAAAYLNVHPATLRRWSDAGEIPHLLTPGGHRRYALSDLQRFAESHHVARREVSLAEAWADRAMTRARQELPERSAAGWLAALDEPMRERHRALGRRLMGLTLQYVSADDGAHLLDEARALGKDYGELSKTAGASLKDALQAALFFRDKLLEATLELSETAPVRPGDSSRLVKRINALLNVVQLAIAEVYEADAPDTTQPRKKRRT, from the coding sequence ATGTCACAAGAACGCACCGAGGAAACCTGGCTGTCGCTTGGGGATGCTGCAGCCTACCTGAACGTGCATCCGGCTACGCTCCGGCGCTGGTCGGACGCGGGCGAGATCCCCCACCTACTGACACCGGGCGGGCATCGCCGCTATGCGCTGTCCGACTTGCAACGCTTTGCCGAGTCGCATCATGTGGCCCGGCGCGAGGTGTCGCTGGCCGAAGCATGGGCCGACCGGGCGATGACGCGCGCGCGCCAGGAGCTACCCGAGCGCAGCGCCGCCGGCTGGTTGGCCGCGTTGGATGAACCGATGCGCGAACGGCATCGGGCGCTGGGGCGCCGGCTGATGGGCCTGACGCTGCAATACGTTTCTGCCGATGACGGCGCCCATCTGCTGGACGAAGCGCGTGCGCTGGGCAAAGACTACGGCGAGCTGAGCAAGACGGCCGGCGCGTCGCTCAAAGACGCGCTGCAGGCCGCGCTGTTCTTCCGCGATAAACTGCTGGAGGCGACGCTCGAACTCTCAGAAACCGCGCCCGTGCGACCCGGCGATAGCTCCCGGCTGGTCAAACGCATCAACGCGTTGCTCAACGTCGTGCAACTGGCCATCGCCGAGGTGTACGAAGCCGATGCCCCGGACACAACGCAGCCGCGCAAGAAACGCCGGACATGA
- a CDS encoding dihydrofolate reductase — MAIKFSVYIATSLDGFIARPDGSLDWLPQAAPDGEDYGYRAFSDSIDTVVMGRGTYEKVLTFGDWPYKTKRTVVLSSGPVAIRDDLKLLVEASSLAPRALAEHLEATGSKSVYVDGGKTIQSFLQAGLIDEITLTTVPVLIGAGLPWFGPLGRDVHLELVSSRAYASGLVQSTYVVRR, encoded by the coding sequence TTGGCGATCAAATTCAGCGTCTATATCGCGACCAGCCTGGACGGCTTCATCGCCCGGCCGGATGGCAGCCTGGACTGGCTACCGCAAGCGGCGCCGGACGGCGAGGACTACGGCTATCGAGCCTTCAGCGACTCGATCGACACCGTGGTCATGGGCCGGGGCACGTATGAGAAAGTCCTGACGTTCGGCGACTGGCCCTACAAGACCAAGCGAACGGTCGTGCTGAGCAGCGGCCCAGTGGCGATCCGTGATGACTTGAAGTTGCTCGTGGAGGCCAGTTCGCTCGCGCCGCGCGCGCTGGCGGAACATCTCGAAGCGACCGGCAGCAAAAGCGTCTACGTGGACGGCGGCAAGACCATCCAATCGTTCCTGCAGGCGGGCTTGATTGACGAGATCACGTTGACCACTGTGCCGGTGTTGATCGGCGCCGGGCTGCCCTGGTTCGGCCCGCTGGGCAGGGACGTACATCTCGAGCTGGTGTCGTCACGCGCTTACGCTTCGGGGCTGGTGCAGAGCACATACGTCGTGAGACGGTAA
- the rplU gene encoding 50S ribosomal protein L21, whose protein sequence is MYAVVEVGGRQYRVSPGDEIYVEKLEAAAGSELKLPVLLVSDDDGVQVGKPHVSGREVSAQVLGEEKGDKLIVFKYKPKKRYRKKTGHRQTYTKLKIVGFGS, encoded by the coding sequence ATGTACGCAGTGGTTGAAGTAGGTGGGCGGCAATACCGCGTGTCGCCCGGCGACGAAATCTACGTCGAAAAGCTCGAGGCGGCAGCCGGTAGCGAGCTGAAACTGCCGGTCTTGTTGGTGTCGGACGACGACGGCGTGCAGGTCGGCAAGCCGCACGTCAGCGGCCGGGAAGTCTCGGCGCAGGTCCTGGGCGAAGAAAAGGGCGACAAGTTGATCGTCTTCAAATACAAGCCCAAGAAGCGCTATCGCAAGAAGACCGGCCACCGCCAGACCTATACCAAGTTGAAGATCGTCGGTTTCGGTTCATGA
- a CDS encoding DNA repair protein RecN has translation MLTELRVRDFAIIEALDIEFAPGLNVLTGETGAGKSIIVDCIALLLGDRAEASMVRAGAPAALIEGLFAYDGAVRPQVEAALAEHGIECDAPGQLMLAREVRANGRSIARVNGRAVSQQALRELGELLVDVHGQSEHFSLLRVKEHVNLLDRYAGLWELRQRVAAKVGELRAARRQLDELQRNERERARRVDMLKFQLEEIRAARLKPGEEAALQEEHTRLANAEALAAYADEAHAALYESTRDAPAALDLIAQAMRAIANLMRFDKQFEEYYKSLEEANAIVAEVARTLRDYRDAIEFNPQRLQKVEDRLELIKKLKRKYGETVEAVIAFGEQAEAELNQIEHSAEHIEALQHRAQQLAKEIAAIAGELSKQRQAAARQLAQGIEAELQDLRMSGARFAVQITPQEPDTTGADHVEFMIAPNVGEGLKPLAKIASGGETARLMLALKATLALADSTPTLIFDEIDQGIGGRVGTIVGQKLWQLARTHQVMCITHLPQLASFGDAHFKVEKLQRDGRTMTLVRALDRKARLEELAQMLGTTGKAGAQGAEQLLKEAEEYKGHCQGKP, from the coding sequence ATGTTGACGGAACTGCGCGTGCGCGATTTCGCGATCATCGAGGCGCTCGATATCGAGTTCGCCCCGGGGTTGAATGTGCTCACGGGCGAGACCGGCGCCGGCAAATCCATCATCGTGGATTGCATCGCCCTGCTGTTGGGCGACCGTGCCGAGGCCAGCATGGTGCGCGCCGGCGCACCGGCGGCCTTGATCGAAGGCCTCTTCGCATACGATGGCGCAGTGCGCCCACAAGTCGAAGCGGCGCTGGCCGAACACGGCATCGAATGCGACGCGCCCGGCCAATTGATGCTGGCCCGCGAAGTTCGCGCCAACGGCCGTTCGATCGCCCGCGTGAACGGTCGGGCGGTGAGCCAGCAGGCGCTGCGCGAATTGGGCGAGTTGCTGGTGGACGTGCACGGCCAGAGCGAGCATTTCTCGCTGCTGCGGGTGAAGGAACACGTCAACTTGCTCGATCGCTATGCCGGCCTGTGGGAGCTACGTCAGCGCGTCGCAGCCAAGGTGGGTGAATTGCGCGCCGCGCGCCGGCAGCTCGACGAGCTGCAACGCAACGAGCGCGAGCGCGCCCGGCGCGTGGACATGCTCAAGTTCCAGCTCGAAGAGATTCGCGCCGCCCGCCTCAAGCCTGGTGAAGAAGCGGCGCTGCAGGAAGAGCACACCCGGCTGGCCAACGCCGAGGCGCTGGCCGCCTATGCCGACGAAGCGCACGCCGCGCTCTACGAGTCCACGCGCGATGCACCCGCAGCGCTCGACCTGATCGCCCAGGCCATGCGCGCCATCGCCAACCTGATGCGCTTCGACAAACAGTTCGAGGAATACTACAAGTCGCTCGAAGAGGCGAACGCCATCGTCGCCGAGGTCGCGCGCACGTTGCGCGACTACCGCGACGCGATCGAGTTCAACCCGCAACGGCTGCAAAAGGTCGAAGACCGGCTGGAGTTGATCAAGAAGCTCAAGCGCAAATATGGCGAGACGGTCGAGGCGGTCATCGCCTTCGGCGAACAGGCCGAGGCCGAACTCAATCAGATCGAGCACAGCGCCGAGCACATCGAAGCGCTGCAGCACCGAGCGCAGCAACTGGCGAAGGAGATCGCCGCGATAGCCGGCGAACTCTCGAAACAACGCCAGGCCGCGGCCAGGCAGCTCGCCCAGGGCATCGAGGCAGAGCTGCAAGACCTGCGCATGAGCGGCGCGCGCTTTGCGGTGCAGATCACGCCGCAAGAGCCGGACACCACCGGCGCCGACCACGTCGAGTTCATGATCGCGCCGAACGTGGGCGAGGGGCTGAAGCCGCTGGCGAAGATCGCTTCGGGAGGGGAGACGGCGCGCCTGATGCTGGCGCTGAAGGCGACGCTTGCGTTGGCCGACAGCACGCCCACGCTGATCTTCGACGAGATTGACCAGGGCATCGGCGGGCGCGTCGGCACCATCGTCGGCCAGAAGCTATGGCAGTTGGCGCGCACGCACCAAGTGATGTGCATCACCCATCTGCCGCAACTCGCCAGCTTCGGCGATGCCCACTTCAAGGTCGAGAAGCTTCAGCGCGATGGACGCACGATGACCCTCGTTCGCGCGCTGGACCGCAAGGCGCGCCTGGAGGAGCTGGCGCAAATGCTCGGCACCACCGGCAAGGCTGGCGCGCAGGGGGCAGAACAATTGCTCAAGGAGGCCGAGGAATATAAAGGCCACTGTCAGGGCAAACCATAG
- a CDS encoding amidohydrolase — MIVEWNHHLFSSDTVGYPWHPRATYIPQETHDDPLAHYLHTMDERGVDRAVIVQPEPYGDDHTLVLDAHARGPERLRATALFYPKDSDAPRKLEELVKCEPRIMAMRFHAHRGKEMYLDNFSDAGVRALWEKAAALGLIIELHIGPNYAAQTRDLITAFPETTVLIDHLGEPAYGTIPEYAEVLALADFPNVVMKLSGLDHIAGDAPLYLSVRRFVRQVADAFGPARLAWGGGSPAWVRTHLSDWPEADVTHVLGGNLVRLLRWPEAL, encoded by the coding sequence GTGATCGTCGAGTGGAACCATCATCTCTTCAGCAGCGACACAGTGGGCTATCCCTGGCATCCGCGCGCAACCTACATACCGCAGGAGACGCACGACGACCCGCTGGCGCATTACCTGCACACGATGGATGAGCGCGGCGTGGATCGCGCGGTGATCGTGCAGCCAGAACCCTACGGCGACGATCACACGCTCGTGCTCGATGCGCACGCGCGCGGGCCGGAGCGCCTGCGTGCGACGGCACTGTTTTATCCAAAAGACTCAGACGCACCGCGCAAGCTGGAAGAACTGGTGAAATGTGAGCCGCGCATCATGGCGATGCGCTTCCACGCGCATCGCGGCAAGGAGATGTATCTCGATAACTTCAGCGATGCCGGCGTGCGCGCGCTCTGGGAGAAGGCCGCCGCGCTCGGGTTGATCATCGAGCTGCATATCGGCCCGAACTACGCAGCGCAAACGCGCGACCTGATCACGGCTTTCCCCGAAACGACGGTGCTGATTGACCATCTCGGCGAGCCGGCCTATGGCACGATCCCCGAATACGCCGAGGTGCTGGCTCTGGCCGACTTCCCCAACGTGGTCATGAAGCTATCCGGCCTCGACCACATCGCCGGCGATGCGCCGCTGTATCTCAGCGTGCGACGCTTCGTCCGCCAGGTAGCCGATGCCTTCGGGCCGGCGCGCCTGGCCTGGGGCGGTGGCTCGCCGGCGTGGGTGCGCACGCACCTGTCCGACTGGCCCGAAGCAGACGTCACCCACGTGCTGGGCGGGAATCTCGTCCGACTACTACGCTGGCCCGAGGCGCTCTGA
- a CDS encoding sugar ABC transporter permease yields the protein MLHKLSPSQKVLAYACLVLLAILILFPIYYMLTVSLKTNRDIYRVPSLLLPNPTLMNYVELLGRRGFAVNMRNSLIVAGSATVISVFISCLAAYSLVRLRYRGRTWIGRLILFSYLTPASLLFIPLAVIINRLQMGNTLHGLIFTYLTFAAPLSTWLLMGFFRNVPVDLEEQAMVDGATRLQALFRILLPVAAPGLVAVSVFTFTGAWNELLLALIFTTSPEIRTVPVALQYLITGDVFRWGLIMAGAVVAAVPVMTLYYLSQRFVVQGLAAGAVKT from the coding sequence ATGCTGCACAAACTCAGCCCCTCACAAAAAGTGCTGGCCTACGCATGTCTGGTCTTGCTGGCCATCCTCATCCTCTTCCCGATCTACTACATGCTCACGGTGTCGCTGAAGACAAATCGCGACATCTATCGCGTGCCGTCGCTCTTGTTGCCGAACCCCACACTGATGAACTATGTCGAGTTGCTGGGACGGCGCGGTTTCGCCGTGAACATGCGCAATAGCCTGATCGTGGCTGGCAGCGCCACGGTCATCTCCGTGTTTATCAGTTGCTTGGCCGCCTATAGCCTGGTGCGGCTGCGCTACCGCGGCCGCACGTGGATCGGCCGGCTGATTTTGTTCTCGTACCTCACGCCAGCGTCATTACTGTTCATCCCACTGGCGGTCATCATCAACCGCTTGCAAATGGGCAATACGCTGCACGGCCTGATCTTCACCTACCTCACGTTCGCTGCGCCACTCAGCACTTGGCTGTTGATGGGGTTCTTTCGCAACGTGCCGGTAGACTTGGAAGAGCAGGCGATGGTGGACGGCGCGACACGCCTTCAGGCGCTCTTTCGCATCTTGTTGCCGGTAGCTGCGCCCGGCCTAGTCGCCGTTAGCGTTTTCACGTTCACCGGCGCGTGGAACGAATTGCTGCTGGCGCTGATCTTCACGACGTCACCGGAGATTCGCACCGTGCCGGTGGCGTTGCAATACCTCATCACCGGCGACGTGTTCCGTTGGGGGCTGATCATGGCTGGCGCGGTGGTGGCCGCCGTGCCGGTGATGACGCTGTATTACCTCTCGCAGCGCTTCGTGGTGCAAGGCCTGGCGGCAGGAGCAGTGAAGACGTGA
- the rpmA gene encoding 50S ribosomal protein L27, with protein sequence MAHKKGGSSTANGRDSESKRLGVKRFGGQFVLAGNILVRQRGTKFKPGAHVGVGKDHTLFATADGIVVFDTLPNGSKRVSIQPVAVAEERVQ encoded by the coding sequence ATGGCACACAAGAAAGGTGGTAGCTCGACCGCGAACGGTCGCGATAGCGAGTCGAAGCGGCTGGGGGTGAAGCGCTTTGGTGGCCAATTCGTGCTGGCCGGCAACATCCTGGTGCGCCAGCGCGGCACGAAGTTCAAGCCGGGCGCACATGTCGGCGTGGGCAAGGATCACACGTTGTTCGCCACGGCTGACGGCATCGTGGTCTTCGACACGTTGCCCAACGGCAGCAAACGCGTCAGCATCCAGCCGGTGGCCGTAGCTGAGGAGCGAGTGCAATGA
- a CDS encoding acetoin:2,6-dichlorophenolindophenol oxidoreductase subunit alpha, translating to MYERMVLIRAFEEACVQLYMEKEIRGSFHPCVGQEATAVGACFALNPDDYMTCTYRGHGACIAKGIDVNAAMAEMLGRRTGVSKGKGGSMHWTDPSIGLLGENAIVAAGVPIAAGAALSAQLDRNGRVALTIFGDGAINQGAFHEALNIAQLWKLPLILLCENNLYAEMTPLAKSNPLAQVADRAKGYNMRAVVVDGNDVCAVYDAVREAARLARAGEGPTFIEARTYRLLGHMIGDSESYRTKEEVAAWRERDPIKRLRAHLAQAEGVTDAEFDAIHARVQQQIEDAVKFARESPYPDPEEAYTDFWI from the coding sequence ATGTATGAGCGCATGGTGCTGATTCGCGCCTTCGAGGAGGCCTGCGTCCAGCTCTACATGGAGAAGGAAATCCGCGGCTCGTTTCATCCATGCGTCGGCCAGGAGGCAACGGCCGTCGGTGCGTGTTTTGCCCTCAACCCCGATGATTACATGACCTGCACGTATCGCGGCCATGGCGCGTGCATCGCCAAAGGCATTGACGTGAACGCGGCCATGGCGGAGATGCTTGGCCGCAGAACCGGCGTCAGCAAAGGCAAAGGCGGCTCGATGCACTGGACCGACCCCAGCATCGGCCTGCTCGGCGAGAACGCGATCGTCGCCGCCGGTGTCCCGATCGCCGCCGGCGCCGCGCTTAGTGCTCAGCTCGACCGCAACGGCCGGGTGGCGCTCACCATCTTCGGCGATGGCGCGATCAACCAAGGAGCTTTCCACGAAGCGTTGAACATCGCCCAACTGTGGAAGCTGCCGCTCATTCTGCTGTGCGAGAACAACCTGTATGCCGAGATGACGCCGCTGGCCAAGTCCAATCCGCTCGCGCAAGTGGCCGACCGCGCCAAAGGCTACAACATGCGCGCCGTCGTCGTAGATGGCAACGATGTGTGCGCGGTCTATGATGCCGTGCGCGAGGCGGCGCGGCTGGCCCGCGCTGGCGAAGGCCCGACCTTCATCGAAGCGCGCACCTATCGCCTGCTCGGCCACATGATCGGCGACTCGGAAAGCTACCGCACCAAAGAAGAGGTGGCGGCCTGGCGCGAACGCGACCCGATCAAGCGGCTGCGCGCGCATCTGGCTCAGGCCGAGGGCGTGACCGACGCCGAATTCGACGCCATTCACGCACGCGTGCAACAGCAGATCGAGGACGCCGTCAAGTTCGCCAGAGAATCACCCTATCCTGATCCCGAGGAAGCCTATACCGACTTCTGGATCTGA
- the putA gene encoding proline dehydrogenase — translation MHPSRVGALVRFISMLQHTFLALSRAGWAQRLITQMPVSRQMAQRFVSGETIGAAIAAVRALNAKGLYATLDFLGESVTNRAEAKGAADEYLRALDEIAAGGVCSNVSLKLTQFGLDLDYDFCRQNVRRVVACARSHGNFVRVDMEGTPHTDRTLAIVRELHREFDNIGAVIQAYLYRSEADLIALADAGIRIRLCKGAYREPPDKAYPHKADVDANYVKLARLLLDRSANVRRSDDGRTPPLAALATHDEKMIAAAKAYAEERHIPRDQFEFQMLYGVRRELQERLAAEGYAVRVYVPYGTHWYPYFMRRLAERPANVWFFMRSVFSK, via the coding sequence ATGCACCCGTCACGGGTGGGTGCATTGGTAAGATTCATCAGCATGCTGCAGCACACCTTCCTGGCGCTCTCGCGCGCCGGCTGGGCACAGCGCCTGATCACGCAGATGCCGGTTTCGCGGCAGATGGCACAGCGCTTCGTCTCCGGCGAGACCATCGGCGCGGCCATTGCCGCCGTGCGCGCGCTGAACGCGAAAGGCCTGTATGCGACGCTCGACTTTTTGGGCGAGAGCGTGACGAACCGGGCAGAGGCCAAAGGCGCCGCAGACGAATACCTGCGCGCGCTGGATGAGATCGCCGCCGGCGGCGTGTGCTCGAACGTGTCGCTCAAGCTGACCCAGTTCGGGCTGGACCTGGACTACGACTTCTGCCGGCAGAACGTGCGCCGCGTGGTCGCATGCGCTCGATCACACGGCAACTTCGTGCGCGTGGATATGGAGGGCACGCCGCACACCGATCGCACGCTGGCGATCGTGCGCGAGCTGCATCGCGAGTTCGACAACATCGGCGCCGTGATCCAGGCCTATCTGTATCGCAGCGAAGCCGACCTGATCGCGCTGGCCGACGCCGGCATCCGCATTCGGCTGTGCAAGGGCGCCTATCGAGAGCCGCCGGACAAGGCCTATCCCCACAAAGCCGACGTGGACGCGAACTACGTCAAGCTGGCGCGGTTGCTGCTAGACCGCTCGGCCAACGTCAGACGCAGCGATGACGGCCGCACGCCGCCGCTGGCCGCGCTGGCCACCCACGACGAGAAGATGATCGCCGCGGCGAAAGCCTATGCCGAAGAACGCCATATTCCGCGCGATCAATTCGAATTTCAGATGCTCTACGGTGTGCGGCGCGAACTCCAGGAACGGCTCGCCGCGGAAGGCTATGCCGTACGCGTGTATGTCCCATACGGGACACATTGGTATCCCTACTTCATGCGGCGGTTGGCCGAGCGACCGGCGAACGTGTGGTTCTTCATGAGGAGCGTATTTTCAAAGTAG
- the gabT gene encoding aspartate aminotransferase family protein, which translates to MAKENLSPVWARAFDIPIDRGEGIYLYDKSGRRYMDFTCGIGVTNTGHAHPRIVRAIQEQAAKLLHGQIGVGISDKVLELTDELASICPPPIDTFFFSNSGAEAVEAAVKLAKQATGRTNVIVFEGSFHGRTHLTMAMTMSKTSYRLNYQPLPSGVFAAPYAHCYHCPVARRAMSEAERAALSACCPEDGACCGYAPDAVRFLLKTQTAPQETAAIVVEPVLGEGGYVVPPASFLRALRQICDEHGILLIFDEVQTGFGRTGKFFALEHFGVVPDILVMAKGLASGMPLSCVAARREIMAKWSPGSHGGTYGPNVVSAAAAVETIRVMKDEKLPENSLARGDQLMRGLRALQKDFPIIGDVRGLGCMVATEFVDANTRAPSKLLTQQIVKYCADHDLLLLTCGSYENVIRWIPPLVVNAQQIEEALQIFAAALDQVA; encoded by the coding sequence ATGGCCAAAGAAAATCTCTCTCCTGTTTGGGCGCGCGCCTTCGACATCCCCATTGACCGCGGCGAAGGCATCTACCTATATGACAAAAGCGGCCGGCGCTACATGGACTTCACCTGCGGCATCGGCGTGACGAACACCGGCCATGCCCACCCGCGCATCGTGCGGGCGATCCAGGAGCAGGCTGCCAAGCTCCTGCACGGGCAAATCGGCGTCGGCATTAGCGATAAAGTGCTTGAGCTGACCGACGAGCTGGCGAGCATCTGCCCACCGCCGATAGACACATTCTTCTTCAGCAACAGCGGTGCCGAGGCGGTCGAGGCTGCGGTCAAGCTGGCCAAACAGGCGACCGGCCGCACCAACGTCATCGTCTTCGAAGGCTCCTTCCACGGTCGCACGCACCTGACGATGGCGATGACGATGAGCAAGACCAGCTATCGGCTGAATTATCAACCGTTGCCCTCTGGCGTCTTCGCCGCGCCCTACGCGCACTGCTACCACTGCCCGGTGGCCAGGCGGGCGATGAGCGAGGCCGAACGCGCGGCGCTGAGCGCGTGCTGTCCGGAGGACGGCGCGTGCTGCGGCTACGCGCCCGACGCAGTGCGCTTTCTGCTGAAGACGCAGACGGCGCCGCAGGAGACGGCTGCCATCGTCGTCGAGCCGGTGTTGGGCGAAGGCGGCTACGTCGTGCCGCCGGCCTCCTTCCTGCGCGCGCTGCGCCAAATCTGCGACGAACACGGCATCCTGCTCATCTTCGACGAAGTGCAAACCGGCTTCGGTCGCACCGGCAAATTCTTCGCGTTGGAGCACTTCGGCGTCGTCCCCGACATCCTCGTGATGGCCAAGGGACTGGCGTCGGGCATGCCGCTGAGTTGCGTCGCCGCGCGGCGCGAGATCATGGCCAAGTGGTCGCCCGGCTCGCACGGCGGCACGTATGGTCCAAACGTGGTGTCGGCTGCTGCGGCCGTCGAAACCATCCGCGTGATGAAGGACGAGAAGCTGCCGGAGAACAGCCTGGCGCGCGGCGATCAGTTGATGCGCGGCCTGCGCGCGTTGCAGAAGGACTTCCCCATCATCGGCGATGTGCGCGGCCTGGGGTGCATGGTCGCCACCGAGTTCGTGGACGCGAACACGCGCGCGCCGAGCAAGCTGCTCACGCAGCAGATCGTAAAGTATTGCGCCGATCACGACTTGCTGCTGCTCACGTGCGGCTCGTACGAAAACGTCATCCGGTGGATCCCACCGCTGGTGGTGAACGCGCAACAGATCGAGGAAGCACTGCAAATCTTCGCCGCCGCCCTTGACCAGGTTGCTTGA
- the acoB gene encoding TPP-dependent acetoin dehydrogenase complex, E1 protein subunit beta encodes MRELTYTQALREALTEEMERDPNIILMGEDIGAYGGVFRVTEGLLARFGPERVRDTPISEAGFIGMGVGLAMTGKRPVPELMFMDFALVAADSILNQAAKMRAMSGGRVKVPMVIRTQQGGGRGNGAQHSQSFEALFTHIPGFKVALPATPADAKGLLKSALRDENPVMFIEHKLLYNTKGPVPDGEYIIPLGVADVKREGQDLTIVSYSRQLLFALEAAETLQREHGISAEVIDLRCTVPMDIETIVESLRKTHRLLITHESHASCGVGAEIAMRVMETAFDELDAPIMRVAGLDVPIHVSKTLEEVVLPQPGAIVRGALRLMNGK; translated from the coding sequence ATGCGAGAATTGACCTACACGCAAGCATTGCGCGAGGCGCTCACCGAAGAGATGGAGCGCGACCCCAACATCATCCTGATGGGCGAGGACATCGGCGCCTATGGCGGCGTCTTTCGGGTGACCGAGGGCCTGCTGGCCAGGTTCGGCCCGGAGCGCGTGCGCGACACGCCGATCAGCGAGGCCGGCTTCATCGGCATGGGCGTGGGCCTGGCCATGACCGGCAAGCGCCCGGTGCCCGAGCTAATGTTCATGGACTTCGCGCTGGTCGCCGCCGACTCGATCTTGAACCAGGCGGCCAAAATGCGCGCGATGAGCGGCGGCCGCGTCAAGGTGCCGATGGTCATCCGCACGCAGCAGGGCGGCGGACGCGGCAACGGCGCGCAGCACTCGCAGAGCTTCGAGGCGCTCTTCACCCATATCCCCGGCTTTAAGGTCGCGCTCCCGGCTACGCCGGCCGATGCGAAAGGGCTGCTCAAAAGCGCCCTGCGCGACGAGAACCCGGTCATGTTCATCGAGCACAAGTTGCTTTACAACACCAAGGGACCGGTGCCCGACGGCGAATACATCATCCCGCTCGGCGTGGCCGACGTGAAGCGCGAGGGCCAAGACCTCACCATCGTCAGCTACTCGCGGCAGTTGTTGTTCGCGCTGGAAGCTGCCGAGACGCTCCAGCGTGAGCACGGCATCTCCGCCGAGGTGATTGATCTGCGCTGCACCGTGCCGATGGACATCGAGACCATCGTCGAATCGCTGCGCAAGACCCATCGCCTGCTGATCACGCACGAGTCGCATGCCTCGTGTGGCGTCGGCGCGGAGATCGCCATGCGCGTGATGGAGACGGCGTTCGACGAACTCGACGCGCCGATCATGCGCGTGGCCGGGCTGGACGTGCCGATCCACGTCTCCAAAACGCTCGAAGAGGTGGTGCTGCCGCAGCCCGGCGCGATCGTGCGCGGCGCGCTGCGCCTGATGAACGGCAAGTGA
- a CDS encoding glycerol-3-phosphate ABC transporter ATP-binding protein, which translates to MASVTYEHVTKRFGDVIAVNDLNISIADREFLVFVGPSGCGKTTSLRMLAGLEEVTEGNIYIGDRIVNDVPPKDRDIAMVFQSYALYPHMSVYDNMAFGLKLRRVPKAEIDQRVKEAARRLGIEALLDRKPKQLSGGQRQRVAVGRAIVRNPAVFLMDEPLSNLDAKLRVQARAEISKLHMQLGTTFIYVTHDQVEAMTMGTRIAVMKDGVLQQIDTPQVLYDRPDNVFVAGFIGSPSMNFFDATLTSSGGDVYVDTGAFRVKVPENKVEPYRAHVGKQVIFGIRPEDIHDPEYAPPGIHQAIVESKVDVTELMGNEVIVYLMTTNNKPFLARVDPRTKARVGNTMGMAFNLDNMHIFDKQTEKAIR; encoded by the coding sequence ATGGCAAGTGTGACCTATGAACATGTAACCAAGCGCTTTGGGGATGTCATCGCGGTGAACGACCTGAACATTTCCATTGCGGATCGTGAATTCCTTGTATTCGTCGGCCCTTCGGGCTGCGGCAAGACCACCTCGCTGCGCATGTTGGCCGGCCTGGAAGAAGTCACCGAAGGCAACATCTACATCGGCGACCGCATCGTCAACGATGTGCCGCCCAAAGATCGCGATATCGCGATGGTCTTCCAGTCGTATGCGTTGTATCCGCATATGTCGGTGTATGACAACATGGCGTTCGGCCTCAAGCTGCGCCGGGTGCCGAAGGCGGAGATTGATCAACGGGTGAAGGAAGCGGCGCGTCGCCTCGGCATCGAAGCATTGCTCGATCGCAAGCCCAAGCAGCTCTCCGGCGGCCAGCGCCAGCGCGTGGCGGTCGGTCGCGCCATCGTGCGCAACCCGGCCGTGTTCTTGATGGACGAGCCGCTGTCGAACCTGGACGCCAAGTTGCGCGTGCAGGCGCGCGCGGAGATCAGCAAGCTGCACATGCAGCTCGGCACGACCTTCATTTACGTCACCCACGACCAGGTGGAGGCGATGACGATGGGGACGCGCATCGCTGTGATGAAAGACGGCGTGCTGCAGCAGATTGATACGCCGCAGGTGCTCTACGATCGCCCCGACAACGTGTTCGTGGCCGGCTTCATCGGCAGCCCCTCGATGAACTTCTTCGACGCCACGCTCACCTCCAGCGGCGGCGACGTTTACGTGGATACCGGCGCGTTCCGCGTCAAGGTGCCCGAAAACAAGGTGGAGCCGTATCGGGCGCACGTCGGCAAGCAGGTGATCTTCGGCATTCGTCCGGAGGACATCCACGACCCGGAGTACGCCCCACCCGGCATCCACCAGGCCATCGTCGAGTCGAAGGTGGATGTGACCGAGTTGATGGGCAACGAGGTGATCGTCTACCTGATGACAACGAACAACAAGCCGTTCCTCGCCCGCGTGGATCCGCGCACCAAAGCCCGCGTCGGCAATACGATGGGTATGGCCTTCAACCTCGACAACATGCACATCTTCGACAAGCAAACGGAGAAGGCGATTCGCTGA